One genomic segment of Erythrolamprus reginae isolate rEryReg1 chromosome 2, rEryReg1.hap1, whole genome shotgun sequence includes these proteins:
- the KDM3B gene encoding lysine-specific demethylase 3B isoform X1 — protein sequence MADATASPVGKRLLLLLVSGPGEGEAVVSEPGPALPSRAWRSGTVRAMSGAVPQDLAIFVEFDRCSWKQHAWVKVHAEEVIVLMLEGSLVWIPRSEPVLLQGTRVLVEHWPALTFTPLVDKLGLGSVVPVESLVDRDLRFLSDANGLHLFQMSTESQSQLLQQQPLLREAVNALIGDQKLQEIFSRGHYSIQGQRVKVYQPEEEISWISAVVSCQDPLTRLMEVVLTETGEIKSVDPRLIHVVMDASIQNEGVSLKAGKSSKGKKKRENVDGKDGRRRKNASDTGCEHATKKLKEMDEVDTNGNDGGEANKGAWKESDDMTLDPKTKQLPPFVSPVNRNIRFATYTKENGRTLVVQDESVGGDTHATFTSFPSASAQALLSGTGSEEVTKSLEQSSQGLVAAPTVIATTGTTPTTVQVSDTDLSVISGQEKQKTGRSQSQEENTPNTAPASAGFGMTQSSASQPLVFDDQQSQSNGVLASEKAAAGFSFGSNSGHEVQQDSDPSKNLFFQCMSQNLPSSNYFTTLSENLTEESPNQDSLKKSSENLNVGICKSKGLTVEINPGTQLGIPPERKLPLESMPTLTPAFPRNLLSTRTPDSHENLFLQPPKLSREEPSNPFLAFAEKSELSPFSSFASSAQQPAASASPSSGLGSKIASGWPDLHTSTDSSAKKKSLFIMTDSSKTLPSVPSATLFAGVQSSSTLGNGRSSSPIGSLTQPIEMPTLSSSPTEEKPSVGPGQQDNPLMKTFSNVFGRHPCGFFSPQAELGLENKPPFESVKRFSLDERSMPSKQDSDSSTNSDLSDMSDSEEQLHTKACLKGIPEHLIGKLGPNDKRNVELLMGKGKGKQAPKGRPRTAPLKVGQSILKDMSKVRKLKQSGEAFLQDGSCINVAPHLHKCRECRLERYRKIKEQEQDDSTVACRFFHFRRLIFTRKGILRVEGFLNPQQSDSDAMSLWIPTASPAQGIDLETSKYILANVGDQFCQLVMSEKEAMMMVEPHQELSSLKIELEKVAWKRAVRGVREMCDVCETTLFNIHWVCRKCGFGVCLDCYRLRKSRPRSETEEMGDEEVFSWLKCAKGQSHEPENLMPTQIIPGTALYNIGDMVHAARGKWGIKANCPCINRQNKSVLRPAVTNGISQQLPSMNPGVPGPANESTFSRAAGRTENEPLDTNAPKSETVEAKVEESIKADAAATSMSGEMKPIKSLCPEASPSSALHWLADLATQKAKEETKEPASLRSVLNKESPSPFGLDSNTKASPLTPKLFNSLLLGPIASSNKTEGSSLRDLLNSRPGKLPQTSLDAGIPFPPVFSGASTGAKSKATLPNFLDHIIASVVENRKMSDAAKRGSSVADTPKEVKEMVMGLNVLDPHTSHSWLCDGRLLCLHDPSNKNNWKIFRECWKQGQPVLVSGVHKKLKPELWKPDAFSQEFGDQDVDLVNCRNCAIISDVKVRDFWDGFEIISKRLRADDGQPMVLKLKDWPPGEDFRDMMPTRFEDLMENLPLPEYTKRDGRLNLASRLPSYFVRPDLGPKMYNAYGLQNMYCTSSTESSGLITAEDRRVGTTNLHLDVSDAVNVMVYVGIPIGDGAHDDEVLKTIDEGDADDVTKQRIHEAKEKPGALWHIYAAKDAEKIRELLRKVGEEQGQENPPDHDPIHDQSWYLDQILRKRLYEEYGVQGWAIVQFLGDAVFIPAGAPHQVHNLYSCIKVAEDFVSPEHVKHCFRLTQEFRHLSNTHTNHEDKLQVKNIIYHAVKDAVGTLKAHESKLARS from the exons ATGTCAACAGAAAGTCAGAGCCAACTTCTCCAACAGCAGCCTTTATTAAGAGAAGCTGTCAATGCATTGATTGGTGATCAGAAGCTTCAAGAGATCTTTAGCAGAG GACATTACAGTATACAGGGTCAAAGAGTGAAGGTGTATCAGCCTGAAGAGGAAATCAGCTGGATCTCTGCAGTTGTGAGTTGTCAAGATCCTCTCACACGTCTAATGGAGGTGGTTTTGACTGAG ACTGGTGAAATCAAGTCAGTAGATCCTCGACTGATTCATGTAGTGATGGATGCATCTATTCAGAATGAG GGGGTATCCCTAAAGGCAGGAAAATcctccaaagggaaaaaaaagagagagaatgtggATGGGAAAGATGGACGAAGAAGAAAAAATGCTTCTGATACTGGTTGTGAGCATGCTACAAAGAAGCTGAAAGAGATGGACGAAGTAGATACTAATGGAAATGATGGTGGTGAGGCAAATAAAGGGGCATGGAAAGAAAGTGATGACATGACTCTGGATCCAAAGACCAAGCAACTTCCCCCATTTGTTTCTCCAGTTAATCGAAATATTCGCTTTGCCACATACACAAAGGAGAATGGACGAACTCTTGTGGTCCAAGATGAATCAGTAGGTGGTGACACTCATGCAACCTTCACTTCCTTTCCTTCAGCTTCTGCACAAGCCCTGTTGAGTGGAACTGGAAGTGAAGAGGTGACAAAATCCTTAGAACAGAGCAGTCAAGGTCTAGTGGCAGCTCCCACAGTAATTGCTACAACTGGGACAACGCCAACTACTGTACAAGTCTCGGATACTGACCTGTCAGTAATTTCTGGTCAAGAAAAGCAGAAAACAGGCCGTTCACAGAGCCAGGAAGAG AATACCCCAAATACAGCACCGGCTTCTGCAGGATTTGGAATGACGCAGTCATCTGCATCTCAGCCTTTAGTGTTTGATGACCAGCAAAGCCAATCCAATGGCGTATTAGCTTCAGAGAAGGCAGCTGCTGGATTTTCCTTTGGTAGTAACAGTGGTCATGAAGTCCAGCAAGATTCAGATCCATCAAAGAACTTATTTTTCCAGTGCATGTCCCAGAATCTTCCCTCCAGTAACTACTTCACAACTTTGTCGGAAAACCTGACTGAAGAATCCCCAAATCAGGACTCGTTAAAAAAAAGTTCAGAAAACCTGAATGTGGGGATCTGCAAAAGTAAAGGCCTTACTGTAGAAATTAATCCTGGAACTCAGTTGGGCATTCCTCCAGAACGGAAGCTACCCCTGGAATCCATGCCTACTCTTACTCCGGCTTTTCCACGAAATCTCTTGAGCACACGAACTCCTGATAGtcatgaaaatctctttttacaacCTCCCAAATTGTCGCGAGAAGAGCCCTCCAACCCTTTTCTTGCATTTGCAGAAAAATCAGAACTTAGCCCTTTCAGTAGCTTCGCATCTTCAGCTCAGCAGCCAGCAGCCTCTGCTTCTCCCTCTTCAGGCCTTGGTTCCAAGATTGCTTCTGGCTGGCCAGATTTGCACACCTCAACTGACTCTTCAGCTAAAAAGAAAAGCTTGTTTATAATGACGGATTCCTCCAAGACGCTGCCCAGTGTGCCTAGTGCAACTCTCTTTGCGGGTGTTCAGAGTTCATCTACTCTGGGGAATGGCCGTTCTAGTTCTCCCATTGGCAGTCTGACGCAGCCTATTGAAATGCCCACCCTCTCCTCTAGTCCAACAGAAGAAAAGCCATCTGTTGGGCCTGGGCAGCAGGACAATCCTTTAATGAAAACTTTTTCTAATGTGTTTGGCAGACATCCGTGTGGCTTTTTCTCTCCACAGGCAGAGCTAGGACTGGAGAACAAACCCCCCTTTGAATCTGTAAAAAGGTTTTCTCTAGATGAGCGGAGCATGCCATCCAAACAGGATTCTGATTCTAGCACCAATAGTGACCTCTCGGATATGAGCGATTCTGAGGAGCAACTGCATACCAAAGCTTGTCTAAAGGGAATCCCAGAGCATTTGATTGGCAAACTGGGTCCCAATGACAAGCGGAATGTTGAACTACTCATGGGCAAGGGAAAGGGGAAACAAGCCCCTAAGGGCAGGCCTCGCACAGCCCCCCTGAAAG TTGGTCAATCTATACTGAAAGACATGAGTAAGGTGAGGAAGCTGAAGCAATCAGGGGAGGCCTTCCTCCAGGATGGCTCCTGCATCAATGTGGCTCCTCATCTGCATAAATGCCGAGAATGCCGTTTGGAACGCTACCGAAAGAtcaaggaacaggaacaggacgACTCTACTGTAGCCTGTCGGTTCTTTCACTTCCGCAG ATTGATATTTACTAGGAAGGGAATATTGCGAGTGGAAGGGTTCTTAAATCCCCAGCAAAGTGATTCTGATGCCATGAGCTTGTGGATCCCAACAGCATCACCTGCACAGGGGATTGATTTGGAGACGTCTAAATATATCCTGGCCAATGTTGGTGATCAGTTTTGTCAGCTAGTAATGTCTGAGAAAGAAGCAATGATGATGGTCGAACCACACC AAGAGTTGAGCAGCCTCAAAATTGAATTAG AGAAAGTGGCCTGGAAGAGAGCTGTACGCGGTGTGAGAGAGATGTGTGATGTATGTGAAACAACCTTGTTCAATATTCACTGGGTATGTCGCAAATGTGGCTTTGGGGTTTGCTTGGACTGTTACCGTCTGAGAAAAAGCCGTCCACGTAGTG AAacagaggagatgggtgatgaagAGGTTTTCTCATGGCTGAAGTGTGCAAAAGGGCAGTCGCATGAACCAGAGAATCTCATGCCAACGCAGATCATTCCTGGCACAG CATTATATAATATTGGAGACATGGTTCATGCAGCACGTGGCAAATGGGGAATTAAAGCTAACTGTCCATGTATTAATCGGCAGAACAAATCTGTATTGCGACCTGCTGTCACAAATGGGATTTCACAG CAGCTGCCCAGTATGAATCCCGGTGTACCAGGTCCTGCAAATGAAAGCACATTTTCCCGTGCTGCAGGGAGAACTGAGAATGAGCCATTGGACACAAATGCTCCAAAGTCTGAAACTGTAGAAGCCAAAGTAGAGGAGTCCATTAAAGCAGATGCCGCAGCTACCAGCATGAGTGGGGAAATGAAGCCTATCAAATCACTGTGCCCAGAAGCAAGTCCTTCATCAGCATTGCATTGGCTTGCAGATTTAGCAACGCAAAAggcaaaagaagaaacaaaag AACCAGCATCTTTGAGATCAGTACTCAATAAAGAATCTCCATCACCTTTTGGTTTGGATTCCAACACAAAAGCCTCACCTTTAACTCCAAAGCTTTTTAATAGTCTCTTGCTGGGTCCAATTGCATCAAGCAACAAGACAGAAGGTTCCAGTCTTCGTGATTTGCTTAACTCTAGGCCTGGAAAGCTGCCTCAGACCTCACTCGATGCAGGGAttcctttccctcctgttttttctGGAGCTTCCACA GGGGCCAAGAGCAAAGCCACTTTGCCAAACTTCCTTGATCATATAATTGCATCAGTAGTGGAAAATAGGAAAATGTCTGATGCTGCCAAGCGAGGAAGCAGTGTAGCTGATACGCCTAAAGAAGTAAAAGAAATGGTAATGGGTTTAAATGTGCTGGACCCACATACTTCTCATTCTTGGCTTTGTGATGGAAGACTTTTATGTCTTCATGACCCTAGCAACAAGAACAACTGGAAGATCTTCAGAGAATGTTGGAAACAAGGACag CCTGTTCTAGTTTCTGGTGTTCATAAGAAACTGAAACCTGAACTTTGGAAACCAGATGCATTTAGTCAAGAATTTGGAGATCAGGATGTAGATCTGGTCAATTGTAGAAATTGTGCCATAATCTCAGATGTTAAAGTGCGTGACTTCTGGGATGGCTTTGAAATCATTTCTA AACGACTAAGGGCAGACGATGGGCAGCCTATGGTACTGAAGTTAAAAGATTGGCCTCCAGGAGAGGATTTTAGGGATATGATGCCTACAAG GTTTGAAGATTTAATGGAGAATCTTCCGCTTCCAGAATATACTAAAAGAGATGGAAGACTGAATCTAGCATCTAGGTTGCCAAGTTACTTTGTGCGGCCTGATCTAGGCCCCAAAATGTATAATGCATATG GCTTACAAAATATGTACTGTACCTCTTCAACTGAATCATCTG GACTAATAACGGCAGAAGACCGAAGAGTTGGTACAACTAATTTACATTTAGATGTATCAGATGCAGTTAATGTTATGGTCTATGTTGGAATTCCTATTGGGGACGGTGCCCATGATGATG AGGTGTTAAAAACCATAGATGAAGGAGATGCCGATGATGTGACAAAACAGCGAATCCATGAAGCAaaggagaagccaggggcactgTGGCATATTTATGCTGCTAAGGATGCTGAAAAAATCAGGGAGCTTCTTCGAAAG GTTGGTGAAGAACAGGGGCAAGAAAATCCTCCTGATCATGATCCAATCCATGACCAAAGCTGGTATCTGGACCAGATACTTCGTAAACGGCTGTACGAGGAATATGGAGTGCAAGGTTGGGCAATTGTGCAGTTCCTGGGAGATGCTGTATTTATTCCGGCAGGGGCTCCACATCAG GTTCATAATTTGTACAGCTGCATTAAAGTGGCAGAAGATTTTGTATCTCCAGAACATGTGAAACACTGCTTCCGTCTGACTCAAGAATTCAGGCACCTATCTAATACTCACACAAACCATGAGGATAAGCTGCAG GTGAAGAACATTATCTACCATGCAGTCAAAGACGCTGTTGGCACACTGAAAGCTCATGAATCCAAACTGGCTAGATCTTAG
- the KDM3B gene encoding lysine-specific demethylase 3B isoform X4: MADATASPVGKRLLLLLVSGPGEGEAVVSEPGPALPSRAWRSGTVRAMSGAVPQDLAIFVEFDRCSWKQHAWVKVHAEEVIVLMLEGSLVWIPRSEPVLLQGTRVLVEHWPALTFTPLVDKLGLGSVVPVESLVDRDLRFLSDANGLHLFQMSTESQSQLLQQQPLLREAVNALIGDQKLQEIFSRGHYSIQGQRVKVYQPEEEISWISAVVSCQDPLTRLMEVVLTETGEIKSVDPRLIHVVMDASIQNEGVSLKAGKSSKGKKKRENVDGKDGRRRKNASDTGCEHATKKLKEMDEVDTNGNDGGEANKGAWKESDDMTLDPKTKQLPPFVSPVNRNIRFATYTKENGRTLVVQDESVGGDTHATFTSFPSASAQALLSGTGSEEVTKSLEQSSQGLVAAPTVIATTGTTPTTVQVSDTDLSVISGQEKQKTGRSQSQEENTPNTAPASAGFGMTQSSASQPLVFDDQQSQSNGVLASEKAAAGFSFGSNSGHEVQQDSDPSKNLFFQCMSQNLPSSNYFTTLSENLTEESPNQDSLKKSSENLNVGICKSKGLTVEINPGTQLGIPPERKLPLESMPTLTPAFPRNLLSTRTPDSHENLFLQPPKLSREEPSNPFLAFAEKSELSPFSSFASSAQQPAASASPSSGLGSKIASGWPDLHTSTDSSAKKKSLFIMTDSSKTLPSVPSATLFAGVQSSSTLGNGRSSSPIGSLTQPIEMPTLSSSPTEEKPSVGPGQQDNPLMKTFSNVFGRHPCGFFSPQAELGLENKPPFESVKRFSLDERSMPSKQDSDSSTNSDLSDMSDSEEQLHTKACLKGIPEHLIGKLGPNDKRNVELLMGKGKGKQAPKGRPRTAPLKVGQSILKDMSKVRKLKQSGEAFLQDGSCINVAPHLHKCRECRLERYRKIKEQEQDDSTVACRFFHFRRLIFTRKGILRVEGFLNPQQSDSDAMSLWIPTASPAQGIDLETSKYILANVGDQFCQLVMSEKEAMMMVEPHQKVAWKRAVRGVREMCDVCETTLFNIHWVCRKCGFGVCLDCYRLRKSRPRSETEEMGDEEVFSWLKCAKGQSHEPENLMPTQIIPGTALYNIGDMVHAARGKWGIKANCPCINRQNKSVLRPAVTNGISQLPSMNPGVPGPANESTFSRAAGRTENEPLDTNAPKSETVEAKVEESIKADAAATSMSGEMKPIKSLCPEASPSSALHWLADLATQKAKEETKEPASLRSVLNKESPSPFGLDSNTKASPLTPKLFNSLLLGPIASSNKTEGSSLRDLLNSRPGKLPQTSLDAGIPFPPVFSGASTGAKSKATLPNFLDHIIASVVENRKMSDAAKRGSSVADTPKEVKEMVMGLNVLDPHTSHSWLCDGRLLCLHDPSNKNNWKIFRECWKQGQPVLVSGVHKKLKPELWKPDAFSQEFGDQDVDLVNCRNCAIISDVKVRDFWDGFEIISKRLRADDGQPMVLKLKDWPPGEDFRDMMPTRFEDLMENLPLPEYTKRDGRLNLASRLPSYFVRPDLGPKMYNAYGLQNMYCTSSTESSGLITAEDRRVGTTNLHLDVSDAVNVMVYVGIPIGDGAHDDEVLKTIDEGDADDVTKQRIHEAKEKPGALWHIYAAKDAEKIRELLRKVGEEQGQENPPDHDPIHDQSWYLDQILRKRLYEEYGVQGWAIVQFLGDAVFIPAGAPHQVHNLYSCIKVAEDFVSPEHVKHCFRLTQEFRHLSNTHTNHEDKLQVKNIIYHAVKDAVGTLKAHESKLARS; the protein is encoded by the exons ATGTCAACAGAAAGTCAGAGCCAACTTCTCCAACAGCAGCCTTTATTAAGAGAAGCTGTCAATGCATTGATTGGTGATCAGAAGCTTCAAGAGATCTTTAGCAGAG GACATTACAGTATACAGGGTCAAAGAGTGAAGGTGTATCAGCCTGAAGAGGAAATCAGCTGGATCTCTGCAGTTGTGAGTTGTCAAGATCCTCTCACACGTCTAATGGAGGTGGTTTTGACTGAG ACTGGTGAAATCAAGTCAGTAGATCCTCGACTGATTCATGTAGTGATGGATGCATCTATTCAGAATGAG GGGGTATCCCTAAAGGCAGGAAAATcctccaaagggaaaaaaaagagagagaatgtggATGGGAAAGATGGACGAAGAAGAAAAAATGCTTCTGATACTGGTTGTGAGCATGCTACAAAGAAGCTGAAAGAGATGGACGAAGTAGATACTAATGGAAATGATGGTGGTGAGGCAAATAAAGGGGCATGGAAAGAAAGTGATGACATGACTCTGGATCCAAAGACCAAGCAACTTCCCCCATTTGTTTCTCCAGTTAATCGAAATATTCGCTTTGCCACATACACAAAGGAGAATGGACGAACTCTTGTGGTCCAAGATGAATCAGTAGGTGGTGACACTCATGCAACCTTCACTTCCTTTCCTTCAGCTTCTGCACAAGCCCTGTTGAGTGGAACTGGAAGTGAAGAGGTGACAAAATCCTTAGAACAGAGCAGTCAAGGTCTAGTGGCAGCTCCCACAGTAATTGCTACAACTGGGACAACGCCAACTACTGTACAAGTCTCGGATACTGACCTGTCAGTAATTTCTGGTCAAGAAAAGCAGAAAACAGGCCGTTCACAGAGCCAGGAAGAG AATACCCCAAATACAGCACCGGCTTCTGCAGGATTTGGAATGACGCAGTCATCTGCATCTCAGCCTTTAGTGTTTGATGACCAGCAAAGCCAATCCAATGGCGTATTAGCTTCAGAGAAGGCAGCTGCTGGATTTTCCTTTGGTAGTAACAGTGGTCATGAAGTCCAGCAAGATTCAGATCCATCAAAGAACTTATTTTTCCAGTGCATGTCCCAGAATCTTCCCTCCAGTAACTACTTCACAACTTTGTCGGAAAACCTGACTGAAGAATCCCCAAATCAGGACTCGTTAAAAAAAAGTTCAGAAAACCTGAATGTGGGGATCTGCAAAAGTAAAGGCCTTACTGTAGAAATTAATCCTGGAACTCAGTTGGGCATTCCTCCAGAACGGAAGCTACCCCTGGAATCCATGCCTACTCTTACTCCGGCTTTTCCACGAAATCTCTTGAGCACACGAACTCCTGATAGtcatgaaaatctctttttacaacCTCCCAAATTGTCGCGAGAAGAGCCCTCCAACCCTTTTCTTGCATTTGCAGAAAAATCAGAACTTAGCCCTTTCAGTAGCTTCGCATCTTCAGCTCAGCAGCCAGCAGCCTCTGCTTCTCCCTCTTCAGGCCTTGGTTCCAAGATTGCTTCTGGCTGGCCAGATTTGCACACCTCAACTGACTCTTCAGCTAAAAAGAAAAGCTTGTTTATAATGACGGATTCCTCCAAGACGCTGCCCAGTGTGCCTAGTGCAACTCTCTTTGCGGGTGTTCAGAGTTCATCTACTCTGGGGAATGGCCGTTCTAGTTCTCCCATTGGCAGTCTGACGCAGCCTATTGAAATGCCCACCCTCTCCTCTAGTCCAACAGAAGAAAAGCCATCTGTTGGGCCTGGGCAGCAGGACAATCCTTTAATGAAAACTTTTTCTAATGTGTTTGGCAGACATCCGTGTGGCTTTTTCTCTCCACAGGCAGAGCTAGGACTGGAGAACAAACCCCCCTTTGAATCTGTAAAAAGGTTTTCTCTAGATGAGCGGAGCATGCCATCCAAACAGGATTCTGATTCTAGCACCAATAGTGACCTCTCGGATATGAGCGATTCTGAGGAGCAACTGCATACCAAAGCTTGTCTAAAGGGAATCCCAGAGCATTTGATTGGCAAACTGGGTCCCAATGACAAGCGGAATGTTGAACTACTCATGGGCAAGGGAAAGGGGAAACAAGCCCCTAAGGGCAGGCCTCGCACAGCCCCCCTGAAAG TTGGTCAATCTATACTGAAAGACATGAGTAAGGTGAGGAAGCTGAAGCAATCAGGGGAGGCCTTCCTCCAGGATGGCTCCTGCATCAATGTGGCTCCTCATCTGCATAAATGCCGAGAATGCCGTTTGGAACGCTACCGAAAGAtcaaggaacaggaacaggacgACTCTACTGTAGCCTGTCGGTTCTTTCACTTCCGCAG ATTGATATTTACTAGGAAGGGAATATTGCGAGTGGAAGGGTTCTTAAATCCCCAGCAAAGTGATTCTGATGCCATGAGCTTGTGGATCCCAACAGCATCACCTGCACAGGGGATTGATTTGGAGACGTCTAAATATATCCTGGCCAATGTTGGTGATCAGTTTTGTCAGCTAGTAATGTCTGAGAAAGAAGCAATGATGATGGTCGAACCACACC AGAAAGTGGCCTGGAAGAGAGCTGTACGCGGTGTGAGAGAGATGTGTGATGTATGTGAAACAACCTTGTTCAATATTCACTGGGTATGTCGCAAATGTGGCTTTGGGGTTTGCTTGGACTGTTACCGTCTGAGAAAAAGCCGTCCACGTAGTG AAacagaggagatgggtgatgaagAGGTTTTCTCATGGCTGAAGTGTGCAAAAGGGCAGTCGCATGAACCAGAGAATCTCATGCCAACGCAGATCATTCCTGGCACAG CATTATATAATATTGGAGACATGGTTCATGCAGCACGTGGCAAATGGGGAATTAAAGCTAACTGTCCATGTATTAATCGGCAGAACAAATCTGTATTGCGACCTGCTGTCACAAATGGGATTTCACAG CTGCCCAGTATGAATCCCGGTGTACCAGGTCCTGCAAATGAAAGCACATTTTCCCGTGCTGCAGGGAGAACTGAGAATGAGCCATTGGACACAAATGCTCCAAAGTCTGAAACTGTAGAAGCCAAAGTAGAGGAGTCCATTAAAGCAGATGCCGCAGCTACCAGCATGAGTGGGGAAATGAAGCCTATCAAATCACTGTGCCCAGAAGCAAGTCCTTCATCAGCATTGCATTGGCTTGCAGATTTAGCAACGCAAAAggcaaaagaagaaacaaaag AACCAGCATCTTTGAGATCAGTACTCAATAAAGAATCTCCATCACCTTTTGGTTTGGATTCCAACACAAAAGCCTCACCTTTAACTCCAAAGCTTTTTAATAGTCTCTTGCTGGGTCCAATTGCATCAAGCAACAAGACAGAAGGTTCCAGTCTTCGTGATTTGCTTAACTCTAGGCCTGGAAAGCTGCCTCAGACCTCACTCGATGCAGGGAttcctttccctcctgttttttctGGAGCTTCCACA GGGGCCAAGAGCAAAGCCACTTTGCCAAACTTCCTTGATCATATAATTGCATCAGTAGTGGAAAATAGGAAAATGTCTGATGCTGCCAAGCGAGGAAGCAGTGTAGCTGATACGCCTAAAGAAGTAAAAGAAATGGTAATGGGTTTAAATGTGCTGGACCCACATACTTCTCATTCTTGGCTTTGTGATGGAAGACTTTTATGTCTTCATGACCCTAGCAACAAGAACAACTGGAAGATCTTCAGAGAATGTTGGAAACAAGGACag CCTGTTCTAGTTTCTGGTGTTCATAAGAAACTGAAACCTGAACTTTGGAAACCAGATGCATTTAGTCAAGAATTTGGAGATCAGGATGTAGATCTGGTCAATTGTAGAAATTGTGCCATAATCTCAGATGTTAAAGTGCGTGACTTCTGGGATGGCTTTGAAATCATTTCTA AACGACTAAGGGCAGACGATGGGCAGCCTATGGTACTGAAGTTAAAAGATTGGCCTCCAGGAGAGGATTTTAGGGATATGATGCCTACAAG GTTTGAAGATTTAATGGAGAATCTTCCGCTTCCAGAATATACTAAAAGAGATGGAAGACTGAATCTAGCATCTAGGTTGCCAAGTTACTTTGTGCGGCCTGATCTAGGCCCCAAAATGTATAATGCATATG GCTTACAAAATATGTACTGTACCTCTTCAACTGAATCATCTG GACTAATAACGGCAGAAGACCGAAGAGTTGGTACAACTAATTTACATTTAGATGTATCAGATGCAGTTAATGTTATGGTCTATGTTGGAATTCCTATTGGGGACGGTGCCCATGATGATG AGGTGTTAAAAACCATAGATGAAGGAGATGCCGATGATGTGACAAAACAGCGAATCCATGAAGCAaaggagaagccaggggcactgTGGCATATTTATGCTGCTAAGGATGCTGAAAAAATCAGGGAGCTTCTTCGAAAG GTTGGTGAAGAACAGGGGCAAGAAAATCCTCCTGATCATGATCCAATCCATGACCAAAGCTGGTATCTGGACCAGATACTTCGTAAACGGCTGTACGAGGAATATGGAGTGCAAGGTTGGGCAATTGTGCAGTTCCTGGGAGATGCTGTATTTATTCCGGCAGGGGCTCCACATCAG GTTCATAATTTGTACAGCTGCATTAAAGTGGCAGAAGATTTTGTATCTCCAGAACATGTGAAACACTGCTTCCGTCTGACTCAAGAATTCAGGCACCTATCTAATACTCACACAAACCATGAGGATAAGCTGCAG GTGAAGAACATTATCTACCATGCAGTCAAAGACGCTGTTGGCACACTGAAAGCTCATGAATCCAAACTGGCTAGATCTTAG